In the genome of Aedes aegypti strain LVP_AGWG chromosome 2, AaegL5.0 Primary Assembly, whole genome shotgun sequence, the window gaatgaacccaatATCGGAACGagatgcggagattttatgcaacggtaaACGGCGCGCGGCACAATATAGTActagtgcccgccatgtgcaagaagggaatttgctggcCGATATAACAGTAATGCCTGCAAGCTGGAAGGCACACTTTCAGtagttgttgaacggtgaaaatggtaATGTAGCGAGACACAGGattaacattgatgatgacggtTGAGCTATGGATCCACTGACCATAGTAGAAGTCagaaaggctatcagcgagctgaagagcTGTAAGGCTACTAGGAACTTCGAGATACCGGTCTCAAGCATGGAACTGAGCAGCTTTACCAATCCACAGAGCAGCTGCACCAATCTTAAGTGAGAAGCTTTAGCAATGTATCCACCGAGGACGAAAAAATGTCTATCGGTGGCATCATCCTCCCAATCTACAAGAACGGGCACATACTGGAGTGCGAGAATGACAGAGTAATTACCCTgttgaacaaattcaaaatcctgtcgcgcatcctgtttaacagactgataCCGCTCGAGGAGTTCTCCATCGGCGAATACCAGGTTGGTTTTCGTAagagcgtacgattcagtgaaaagaaataagCTATGGACTATTCACAGGCACTAACATCACAGGGTCGCACATGCTCTTTGGCTTTGCGGGCGATATTAACCTTATtagaatcgatcgcaggtcagcgGAAGCTCTCGTGCCTCTGCAAAGGGAGACATCGAAGATAGGCCAGCCCATTAATTCTACCGAAACAAAgcacatggttgcaggtagacaTAGAGTTGAGCCTAGTTGTATTGGTGATGAGGATGTatttgaagttgttaaagaGTTTCTTCATCGTATTTGTGATATGTGACGATGACGTTTGGGCACGGAGCGTTGACTTTGGATGAAGCATTTCGGAAAGCCTTCGATGTTTTcaagcgtaaagtgctgcagaCTATACTCGGTTGGAAACTAAAACATGGTGTTTGACGAAGACGCATGAATAACGAGTTACATCAAGCGTATAAAGAAACCAATATTATTAACCTATAAAATacagcagacttcagtgggctggtgaCTTGTCGGTGCAAACGGAAGAAATAATTGCGTAaagaatattcaacagaggTAGGCGACATAGTGGAAGGCCACGAATACGTTaactgtacgcagtggaagaagaCCTGGGAACGTTAAACGAGGCTACTggaaaatgtattgtccaagaCAAACGAAGCTCTACAATATGCCCGGGAATGGCGGGATGCTGTGCTATCAAGCTAGGAAGCGTGTTCTAAAACGTGTGTAGGAGCATAAGTCGGCCATTATGACGGCCAAATTTATAATCTGCCATGTTtgatcttaaggtgaagataaatcgcagccaaagttcaaattttcaagagcactgatctggagaaccaaacatccatttgagctgaaaacctaatcaattggtaccaccagctagtgaccaatcgattaagttttcagctcatttggttgttcattggttctccagatccgtgctcttgaaaatttgaactttggcttcgattcatcttcaccttaatgaagTGCAACTTACCCTGTGCACCCAATCTTTTCCATCGGTATCATCCACGCACCGTTCTAGGGCATCTTGCGTCAGTACCAACAGGAAGTGTTTTGCGTGGCGAATACTTTGTAGCAGATTGTTATCGAACTTTCCAGCTTCGAGCCGTTCTACGTCGATGAACACCGAGAAACCCCTCAGTTCCAGATGGACCTTCAGCAAACTAGCCAGCTGAGAGCCGTTACTGCGTCGATAGCTGACGAACACGTCCAAATTCTTTTCGGCGCTCTTTTCCATCGACAACGTTGAGATCTCGCTGTTTTTGATGGCGTTCAAAATTCGTGATCTGTGAATGGAGTTGGTGATTCCGCAGGCACATAACAGCAAGTCGTCATCCAAAATTTTAATGGATTCAATGTCAACGCCTGCATTCAGCATGGAATATGTGTAGATTGTATACTCGGGCGCAATTTTGTACAAAAATGAATGTAGATTATCAGAATCTCTTGAGCTGTAGTCTGCCATTCTCTTAAGATTTTGCAGCTCGCGTTCGAACCGTTTGCGCCTGATTCCATTGGTCATGCCTATGTCTTCTCGAAGATTGTCCTCTGTTAATTGCAATAAGAGATCTCCATCGACCTTGGAGTCGAAAAAGTTGTGTTCGTACTCGTTGAACCCGATTTGTTTAACCCATTCTCGTACGTCCTCAGTGGACCACAGAGGCACCTGTTGGGACAGTTTGTGTGGCACTTCTTCGCCGATTAGCCGCAGCGCTTGCGCGGCAAACTTTGAAGCAATTGCGTTCGGTGAGCTTGCAACTCGTATAAGCGGCTCAATCGCAccgatttctttgaaaatatttgtgttGCCTTGCTCCTTTTTGATTCCGGCCTCCATGCAGAAATGGAATGCTGCTAGGTTTCGGGCTTCTTCGCGCTTTGAACTAAGCACAGGAACCAACTTCTGTAACCAGTGCTTGCTTTGGCCGTGTGCGTGGGCCAAATTAGACTTGGCAAACTCCGACGGGTTGTGAGACGTAACAAATGGTTCCACAAGGTTCAAGGTGCCAGATTTGATAACTTCAGCTTCAATTTCTTTATTTGCTACTAGTACCACAATAGCGAGACAAGCGTAGTATTTAATATTTTCGTCGTGATGGAAAGCCAGTGGGAATAACCAAGAGGGTACTTTCCTGTTGATCATAGCCTCTTGGTTCTCTGCTCCACCATAGAGTGATAGATTGGCTAAGGCTCCCGCGCAGTGTCTTAAGGTTTCCACGTCGTTTTTCCTACATTCAAACAGGACAGCATCGAGACCTCCCAATCGAATCACATTAGAGCACGTGTCTTCACTGTGCTTGAATAGATGCTGCAGGATTCCGGTTCCAACCCGTGAATGGTCTGTCCCACTGTTCTTAGTACAAAAGCATGCCACATTTACCACCTTCTCGAGACCGTTTTTAACCACGTGTGAACGATTTTCTGTGGTAAGACACTGCTCCAAAAGTTTGGCCGATGAAAATTGGACAGCGCTGTCATTATTTATGCAGTTCTTCATGAGCAAATCCAACCCTCCGGTGTTTCGTAATGTATCGCACAGGCTTGCTCCCAGCTCATGGCCATGAGTTGGAACAGCCCAGGCTCGTTGTATGATTTCATTCATTTCGTTCAATAGGCTTGGCGCCATCGGCATCTTTTCTTGCTGCTGCAGGTTCTTAACATAATCCGTCAAATGATTCGAATACTTGTTGATTACACTTTCAATGTTCATCGGGTTGTTGGCGAGACATTCGAGATCTTCAAAGTTGGGAAAGTCTCCGTTGATAGTTCCGTTCATGGTCGACGAATGGGAGGTCATCTGTGAGGTAGAAGTGACCGTACTGCGCGACGAGTAGTTGGATTGCGTAGCCGCAGATACGTGTTTTTCCTGGTTGAACAGTCCAGACGATGTAACCGTCTGTCTTTGTTGTGCCTGAGCGATTGCTTTTTTTTCGGAGCTGcgagtaaaaaaaatgtaaagaaaCCGATTAAAATCTGTGATAGTGTCTATGCTTTGATAAACTACCAACCTGAAATGATTGCCCGACACTTTGACACTGTGCGCCGCAATATTATTCGCTTCGGCTTGCTGAAAATCGCCCATCTTCAGGGACCGTGCTTCCTAGAAAGATAAGCACATGGCAAATATTAGTTTTGTCGCGCTACTTACGCCGCACGATTTCGTGGCGGGTTCTAACCAGGGGGAGTAGTATTACAAGTAATGGCGAAATTGTACTATCCACATTGTCGTGTGCTGCACATCGAATAGTTTGTGCACGATTAGATTGAAAGTCGCGATGTAGTATTTGTCAAGTTGGTAGCGTAGTAAATAAGGTACCTAAGTGCTAATGTGGTGCTCTATTTAGTGTGAACGACGACGGTTATCAATAAACATGAACTTGGCTGGGTTGCAGCAGACGAGCGAAAGTTGTGCCGACTCATCAGTTTATTTCACTTCCAAGGTCAGGGGCCGTCCAAGAACCACGTGGCCATTTTAACATACAACATTTCGGtcatataaaaattttcaaatttgttaggATCATGGTCTTTGGTCAGACCTTCCCTCCCTCTCCCAttaatgaccacgtggtttatagACGGCCCCTCAGTTGGTTTGCGCGAAAGGTAATAGTTTAGCTTTCAAGAATCACTGGGTTAATTTGAATTGGAAGAGCTATCAACATTCATTGACATGGGAACGCATGGTATTTAATAACGTCCATTGACTTTTTTGTACACAGGAAAATGTACATATGTCTAAAcgatgtgttttttttaatagaatGAATGTCACAAAAAAGATAAACAATTTTACAATCTGtagcaattcaaaatatttataatGTTGACCCTAAACGCATTTAGATTTACTTCTATCGAGATAGGCACCATACACACAAATGTAGACAGTCATCTATGTTATAGTAGGTCACGGGCCATGACATATTTTTACTTAAGAGTTGACCTTGATCTAGTGTTTAAGCATATAAAGCTTAGGCGAATAGACAGAGACGGACTTTATAAGAGTTCATCCATGCAAAAATCCCAGAGCTAGACGAATTACCtactatttgaaaattgttcatcGAAACACAAGTTTGAAtttataacagtttttttttctattatagaTTCAAAAGGTCGGCTCAAGAGGCATATTCCCCGccaattgggagatttgtgccatcatATTTCAAATTCGTCATGAACTTATGCTACGTGAACAAGGATGGTTTGTAATTAAGATAATAGTTAGTAACATtccttggggccttccttagccgagtggttagagtccgcggctacaaggatcttttcgtaatagaaatttccttgattttcctgggcatagaatatcatcgtatctgccacacgatgtacgaatgcgaaaatggcaattctGGCAAAGattgctctcagttaataactgtggaagtgctcataagaacactaatctgagaagcaggcactgtcccagtgaggatgatgccaaaaagaagaagaagagttccATTCCTTAGGTGATTCCGTCTCACATTATATATACTATTAGGGTTCCAAGTACCGACCCCTTTTGATGAGTTCCGGTACTACGGTACTGAAACACACAGTACcggtactggaagattttttgttgtaaatataaaacaaagagtattgagcaaaaacaatttttttttttgattcatcAGAATacacaagtttgctgaagatatTATCAAActcattttgcatttttatgagaaatatcaatttaaaaatttggtctaaAATAATAATGCGTAAACCGTTTTAACTTTTGCACTCATGAACGAAAAAacatataccgtaatccgggataacattgatcggtatgacCCTTCTCGTAATTAGTtcgaattatcatttattgatgggaCATTTTCAAAGCATAAATGTTGACTCTCTTTCTTACATTCATGAACTAATAAAAATttaggtttttgcgaaaattgtgtttagttcatgcgtaaatttgtcaactttttgaatcaatgatttttatcattatcattattacTACCggaaattcatgtctcacatgagtacTGCTTATGGTATGAGCGAGGAAAATGCGATTGTTACTAAAATTGGCATCGTCGAAAaggattccgttgtcaaatcattTATAAGTTCATTCAATTAAGGAACATTAACGAACCACTattaaaaatacataattaCCTTATCTTTATTGTATATCTTTGGTAGTCACAGGTCCTGCTACCTTTCTGTAGCAACAACTTCaccctcagtttttttttcaattttctaaaactaaaCTTCTTACTGCAAACAATGCAAATTAAAACACACAGTAGTCTGGCTCAGGATGGGTACCACTACTAGTGCTACATTCAGTACCCAatcttgatattttttcaaagcattttaGAGGCTGCTCTATTACCTCATATGCCATAAAATTTCGGACAACTGCAAGCTACATGAAGGTCTTCATTCAAACTTGGGTCTATAAACCAGCCATGGTGCTGAAAATATCATATTTATAATAAGCCTTTGTGTAATACGTCTTTTGATCGCTGTCAACAAACTTAACCAAAATTACGAACAGtttattcaaaagaagtttATTGGTTCAAACGATTGTTTGATTTTTCAtcagtaccgaaaataccggtactcaatgccttccagtaccggtatttcggtaCCTAAAATTGGTCGGTATTGTCGGTAGTTTCCACTGAATTCCACGGTCCATACAATTCCATATGGAAAAATACCACGAGAAGGGAGGCGGATTGGTGGCCcgaaaatcatagaaaaatatagcGTGGTTTAAGGACAGTCCTGTACATAAATTTGTATTCTTTCACAGACACGCGTATTCCGAGCTCAACTgttaggccgtcttcagtgtcgtgtagtaGACGTGTAAGgttgaagtcgaaatacgcgtataatactaaattcggttttcatttacttaatcCTGAGAAGAAATCTTATGTAAAGAGTATCGGCCCCACAAGGAACAACGGAATATATTCAAAACCAGGTGACCAATAGATCGAAATCGAGAATTGAGAATTGAGCAATTTGAATAATTGTTTGTGGTAAACATGATGCTGTTGGTAAAGGATCTCAAACATTTTAATCCAACCTGAAGATTAATTGCCTTGAAATTCGTTTTCAAATACTTTTAGGGATGTCAGCTTCTATTTACGGTTACcagtaccagtgtaaaatcgactaaagtgttttttttttttaatttttattcgtGCTTACGTCACTTTATCTCTCTATCAGTGTataaaattgtcatcaaaacagatgAAAAacgaacaacaaagcaagcgcaCTTACAACCGTTTGCCCCAACCTTTGCGGATTGCGAtacaatcaaaagaaaaaaaaaatgtcatgacaatcacaggagccaacattgttgcaaccttttcaacccgtgattaaggctaagt includes:
- the LOC5565670 gene encoding sterile alpha and TIR motif-containing protein 1 isoform X6 translates to MSDLADTDGSNTNTANGTPTIPTATARRIGQGFFSSNASSSGAGAGSTTTTGTMLSNASISSSQELLNATSSIKSSKTSSSTSNSTTKSSSRMACETSATQRSTSSSSKSASLSATTSSTEAIKHDLGDMKNSMAELGNVLANTRGSSQITTSSSSTSTSSKMTSSESSSSSYMKKLSMGNSSSNLLEHQKRLRASMDSLDEPMTEYHVTHPDSDGELNNMIVKKPDGTMQNGHLAMNGTVDTVKFEQKKTTSESKTKVVKDGFSSEQATLNSAQMKKLHAGDVQYQEEAALAAMSNQVEVDGLKHEEKAAMLKEARSLKMGDFQQAEANNIAAHSVKVSGNHFSSEKKAIAQAQQRQTVTSSGLFNQEKHVSAATQSNYSSRSTVTSTSQMTSHSSTMNGTINGDFPNFEDLECLANNPMNIESVINKYSNHLTDYVKNLQQQEKMPMAPSLLNEMNEIIQRAWAVPTHGHELGASLCDTLRNTGGLDLLMKNCINNDSAVQFSSAKLLEQCLTTENRSHVVKNGLEKVVNVACFCTKNSGTDHSRVGTGILQHLFKHSEDTCSNVIRLGGLDAVLFECRKNDVETLRHCAGALANLSLYGGAENQEAMINRKVPSWLFPLAFHHDENIKYYACLAIVVLVANKEIEAEVIKSGTLNLVEPFVTSHNPSEFAKSNLAHAHGQSKHWLQKLVPVLSSKREEARNLAAFHFCMEAGIKKEQGNTNIFKEIGAIEPLIRVASSPNAIASKFAAQALRLIGEEVPHKLSQQVPLWSTEDVREWVKQIGFNEYEHNFFDSKVDGDLLLQLTEDNLREDIGMTNGIRRKRFERELQNLKRMADYSSRDSDNLHSFLYKIAPEYTIYTYSMLNAGVDIESIKILDDDLLLCACGITNSIHRSRILNAIKNSEISTLSMEKSAEKNLDVFVSYRRSNGSQLASLLKVHLELRGFSVFIDVERLEAGKFDNNLLQSIRHAKHFLLVLTQDALERCVDDTDGKDWVHREIVAALNSDCNIIPIIDNFQWPEPERLPEDMRGVCHFNGVRWIHDYQDACVDKLERFMRAETNTRCSSTDHFRNLLNRPGGDSTPTTPTIYQRMHSNDSGKSSDKENRNYE
- the LOC5565670 gene encoding sterile alpha and TIR motif-containing protein 1 isoform X1, with product MTDSNSRRINPAPSGKMPLNHNENVSPLGSAGSPQRNGLSASPATKRMPLKLSIPSAKYQFTEMRDHPSTAPVHSMSRPFNGTKFNHTPEFVTGSPLSSHGSRFAGTLSQRLGEFDEMDDGFMLASPLISGFDSNGSLQINSVTASPEHSPLIMHLMEANSPGTTSSQGTGSTSSITRLMRLSPAQLHGNYQQQANDEMSDLADTDGSNTNTANGTPTIPTATARRIGQGFFSSNASSSGAGAGSTTTTGTMLSNASISSSQELLNATSSIKSSKTSSSTSNSTTKSSSRMACETSATQRSTSSSSKSASLSATTSSTEAIKHDLGDMKNSMAELGNVLANTRGSSQITTSSSSTSTSSKMTSSESSSSSYMKKLSMGNSSSNLLEHQKRLRASMDSLDEPMTEYHVTHPDSDGELNNMIVKKPDGTMQNGHLAMNGTVDTVKFEQKKTTSESKTKVVKDGFSSEQATLNSAQMKKLHAGDVQYQEEAALAAMSNQVEVDGLKHEEKAAMLKEARSLKMGDFQQAEANNIAAHSVKVSGNHFSSEKKAIAQAQQRQTVTSSGLFNQEKHVSAATQSNYSSRSTVTSTSQMTSHSSTMNGTINGDFPNFEDLECLANNPMNIESVINKYSNHLTDYVKNLQQQEKMPMAPSLLNEMNEIIQRAWAVPTHGHELGASLCDTLRNTGGLDLLMKNCINNDSAVQFSSAKLLEQCLTTENRSHVVKNGLEKVVNVACFCTKNSGTDHSRVGTGILQHLFKHSEDTCSNVIRLGGLDAVLFECRKNDVETLRHCAGALANLSLYGGAENQEAMINRKVPSWLFPLAFHHDENIKYYACLAIVVLVANKEIEAEVIKSGTLNLVEPFVTSHNPSEFAKSNLAHAHGQSKHWLQKLVPVLSSKREEARNLAAFHFCMEAGIKKEQGNTNIFKEIGAIEPLIRVASSPNAIASKFAAQALRLIGEEVPHKLSQQVPLWSTEDVREWVKQIGFNEYEHNFFDSKVDGDLLLQLTEDNLREDIGMTNGIRRKRFERELQNLKRMADYSSRDSDNLHSFLYKIAPEYTIYTYSMLNAGVDIESIKILDDDLLLCACGITNSIHRSRILNAIKNSEISTLSMEKSAEKNLDVFVSYRRSNGSQLASLLKVHLELRGFSVFIDVERLEAGKFDNNLLQSIRHAKHFLLVLTQDALERCVDDTDGKDWVHREIVAALNSDCNIIPIIDNFQWPEPERLPEDMRGVCHFNGVRWIHDYQDACVDKLERFMRAETNTRCSSTDHFRNLLNRPGGDSTPTTPTIYQRMHSNDSGKSSDKENRNYE
- the LOC5565670 gene encoding sterile alpha and TIR motif-containing protein 1 isoform X3; the encoded protein is MDGYVQIAPTRHKWRRSSEGANRELRRLPRMMSDLADTDGSNTNTANGTPTIPTATARRIGQGFFSSNASSSGAGAGSTTTTGTMLSNASISSSQELLNATSSIKSSKTSSSTSNSTTKSSSRMACETSATQRSTSSSSKSASLSATTSSTEAIKHDLGDMKNSMAELGNVLANTRGSSQITTSSSSTSTSSKMTSSESSSSSYMKKLSMGNSSSNLLEHQKRLRASMDSLDEPMTEYHVTHPDSDGELNNMIVKKPDGTMQNGHLAMNGTVDTVKFEQKKTTSESKTKVVKDGFSSEQATLNSAQMKKLHAGDVQYQEEAALAAMSNQVEVDGLKHEEKAAMLKEARSLKMGDFQQAEANNIAAHSVKVSGNHFSSEKKAIAQAQQRQTVTSSGLFNQEKHVSAATQSNYSSRSTVTSTSQMTSHSSTMNGTINGDFPNFEDLECLANNPMNIESVINKYSNHLTDYVKNLQQQEKMPMAPSLLNEMNEIIQRAWAVPTHGHELGASLCDTLRNTGGLDLLMKNCINNDSAVQFSSAKLLEQCLTTENRSHVVKNGLEKVVNVACFCTKNSGTDHSRVGTGILQHLFKHSEDTCSNVIRLGGLDAVLFECRKNDVETLRHCAGALANLSLYGGAENQEAMINRKVPSWLFPLAFHHDENIKYYACLAIVVLVANKEIEAEVIKSGTLNLVEPFVTSHNPSEFAKSNLAHAHGQSKHWLQKLVPVLSSKREEARNLAAFHFCMEAGIKKEQGNTNIFKEIGAIEPLIRVASSPNAIASKFAAQALRLIGEEVPHKLSQQVPLWSTEDVREWVKQIGFNEYEHNFFDSKVDGDLLLQLTEDNLREDIGMTNGIRRKRFERELQNLKRMADYSSRDSDNLHSFLYKIAPEYTIYTYSMLNAGVDIESIKILDDDLLLCACGITNSIHRSRILNAIKNSEISTLSMEKSAEKNLDVFVSYRRSNGSQLASLLKVHLELRGFSVFIDVERLEAGKFDNNLLQSIRHAKHFLLVLTQDALERCVDDTDGKDWVHREIVAALNSDCNIIPIIDNFQWPEPERLPEDMRGVCHFNGVRWIHDYQDACVDKLERFMRAETNTRCSSTDHFRNLLNRPGGDSTPTTPTIYQRMHSNDSGKSSDKENRNYE
- the LOC5565670 gene encoding sterile alpha and TIR motif-containing protein 1 isoform X4, with amino-acid sequence MVINQPRPSIAKLRTQFLFPRREMSDLADTDGSNTNTANGTPTIPTATARRIGQGFFSSNASSSGAGAGSTTTTGTMLSNASISSSQELLNATSSIKSSKTSSSTSNSTTKSSSRMACETSATQRSTSSSSKSASLSATTSSTEAIKHDLGDMKNSMAELGNVLANTRGSSQITTSSSSTSTSSKMTSSESSSSSYMKKLSMGNSSSNLLEHQKRLRASMDSLDEPMTEYHVTHPDSDGELNNMIVKKPDGTMQNGHLAMNGTVDTVKFEQKKTTSESKTKVVKDGFSSEQATLNSAQMKKLHAGDVQYQEEAALAAMSNQVEVDGLKHEEKAAMLKEARSLKMGDFQQAEANNIAAHSVKVSGNHFSSEKKAIAQAQQRQTVTSSGLFNQEKHVSAATQSNYSSRSTVTSTSQMTSHSSTMNGTINGDFPNFEDLECLANNPMNIESVINKYSNHLTDYVKNLQQQEKMPMAPSLLNEMNEIIQRAWAVPTHGHELGASLCDTLRNTGGLDLLMKNCINNDSAVQFSSAKLLEQCLTTENRSHVVKNGLEKVVNVACFCTKNSGTDHSRVGTGILQHLFKHSEDTCSNVIRLGGLDAVLFECRKNDVETLRHCAGALANLSLYGGAENQEAMINRKVPSWLFPLAFHHDENIKYYACLAIVVLVANKEIEAEVIKSGTLNLVEPFVTSHNPSEFAKSNLAHAHGQSKHWLQKLVPVLSSKREEARNLAAFHFCMEAGIKKEQGNTNIFKEIGAIEPLIRVASSPNAIASKFAAQALRLIGEEVPHKLSQQVPLWSTEDVREWVKQIGFNEYEHNFFDSKVDGDLLLQLTEDNLREDIGMTNGIRRKRFERELQNLKRMADYSSRDSDNLHSFLYKIAPEYTIYTYSMLNAGVDIESIKILDDDLLLCACGITNSIHRSRILNAIKNSEISTLSMEKSAEKNLDVFVSYRRSNGSQLASLLKVHLELRGFSVFIDVERLEAGKFDNNLLQSIRHAKHFLLVLTQDALERCVDDTDGKDWVHREIVAALNSDCNIIPIIDNFQWPEPERLPEDMRGVCHFNGVRWIHDYQDACVDKLERFMRAETNTRCSSTDHFRNLLNRPGGDSTPTTPTIYQRMHSNDSGKSSDKENRNYE
- the LOC5565670 gene encoding sterile alpha and TIR motif-containing protein 1 isoform X5 encodes the protein MMNRKSLKSARKDFFKSMSDLADTDGSNTNTANGTPTIPTATARRIGQGFFSSNASSSGAGAGSTTTTGTMLSNASISSSQELLNATSSIKSSKTSSSTSNSTTKSSSRMACETSATQRSTSSSSKSASLSATTSSTEAIKHDLGDMKNSMAELGNVLANTRGSSQITTSSSSTSTSSKMTSSESSSSSYMKKLSMGNSSSNLLEHQKRLRASMDSLDEPMTEYHVTHPDSDGELNNMIVKKPDGTMQNGHLAMNGTVDTVKFEQKKTTSESKTKVVKDGFSSEQATLNSAQMKKLHAGDVQYQEEAALAAMSNQVEVDGLKHEEKAAMLKEARSLKMGDFQQAEANNIAAHSVKVSGNHFSSEKKAIAQAQQRQTVTSSGLFNQEKHVSAATQSNYSSRSTVTSTSQMTSHSSTMNGTINGDFPNFEDLECLANNPMNIESVINKYSNHLTDYVKNLQQQEKMPMAPSLLNEMNEIIQRAWAVPTHGHELGASLCDTLRNTGGLDLLMKNCINNDSAVQFSSAKLLEQCLTTENRSHVVKNGLEKVVNVACFCTKNSGTDHSRVGTGILQHLFKHSEDTCSNVIRLGGLDAVLFECRKNDVETLRHCAGALANLSLYGGAENQEAMINRKVPSWLFPLAFHHDENIKYYACLAIVVLVANKEIEAEVIKSGTLNLVEPFVTSHNPSEFAKSNLAHAHGQSKHWLQKLVPVLSSKREEARNLAAFHFCMEAGIKKEQGNTNIFKEIGAIEPLIRVASSPNAIASKFAAQALRLIGEEVPHKLSQQVPLWSTEDVREWVKQIGFNEYEHNFFDSKVDGDLLLQLTEDNLREDIGMTNGIRRKRFERELQNLKRMADYSSRDSDNLHSFLYKIAPEYTIYTYSMLNAGVDIESIKILDDDLLLCACGITNSIHRSRILNAIKNSEISTLSMEKSAEKNLDVFVSYRRSNGSQLASLLKVHLELRGFSVFIDVERLEAGKFDNNLLQSIRHAKHFLLVLTQDALERCVDDTDGKDWVHREIVAALNSDCNIIPIIDNFQWPEPERLPEDMRGVCHFNGVRWIHDYQDACVDKLERFMRAETNTRCSSTDHFRNLLNRPGGDSTPTTPTIYQRMHSNDSGKSSDKENRNYE
- the LOC5565670 gene encoding sterile alpha and TIR motif-containing protein 1 isoform X2, translating into MTDSNSRRINPAPSGKMPLNHNENVSPLGSAGSPQRNGLSASPATKRMPLKLSIPSAKYQFTEMRDHPSTAPVHSMSRPFNGTKFNHTPEFVTGSPLSSHGSRFAGTLSQRLGEFDEMDDGFMLASPLISGFDSNGSLQINSVTASPEHSPLIMHLMEANSPGTTSSQGTGSTSSITRLMRLSPAQLHGNYQQQANDEMSDLADTDGSNTNTANGTPTIPTATARRIGQGFFSSNASSSGAGAGSTTTTGTMLSNASISSSQELLNATSSIKSSKTSSSTSNSTTKSSSRMACETSATQRSTSSSSKSASLSATTSSTEAIKHDLGDMKNSMAELGNVLANTRGSSQITTSSSSTSTSSKMTSSESSSSSYMKKLSMGNSSSNLLEHQKRLRASMDSLDEPMTEYHVTHPDSDGELNNMIVKKPDGTMQNGHLAMNGTVDTVKFEQKKTTSESKTKVVKDGFSSEQATLNSAQMKKLHAGDVQYQEEAALAAMSNQVEVDGLKHEEKAAMLKEARSLKMGDFQQAEANNIAAHSVKVSGNHFSSEKKAIAQAQQRQTVTSSGLFNQEKHVSAATQSNYSSRSTVTSTSQMTSHSSTMNGTINGDFPNFEDLECLANNPMNIESVINKYSNHLTDYVKNLQQQEKMPMAPSLLNEMNEIIQRAWAVPTHGHELGASLCDTLRNTGGLDLLMKNCINNDSAVQFSSAKLLEQCLTTENRSHVVKNGLEKVVNVACFCTKNSGTDHSRVGTGILQHLFKHSEDTCSNVIRLGGLDAVLFECRKNDVETLRHCAGALANLSLYGGAENQEAMINRKVPSWLFPLAFHHDENIKYYACLAIVVLVANKEIEAEVIKSGTLNLVEPFVTSHNPSEFAKSNLAHAHGQSKHWLQKLVPVLSSKREEARNLAAFHFCMEAGIKKEQGNTNIFKEIGAIEPLIRVASSPNAIASKFAAQALRLIGEEVPHKLSQQVPLWSTEDVREWVKQIGFNEYEHNFFDSKVDGDLLLQLTEDNLREDIGMTNGIRRKRFERELQNLKRMADYSSRDSDNLHSFLYKIAPEYTIYTYSMLNAGVDIESIKILDDDLLLCACGITNSIHRSRILNAIKNSEISTLSMEKSAEKNLDVFVSYRRSNGSQLASLLKVHLELRGFSVFIDVERLEAGKFDNNLLQSIRHAKHFLLVLTQDALERCVDDTDGKDWVHREIVAALNSDCNIIPIIDNFQWPEPERLPEDMRGVCHFNGVRWIHDYQDACVDKLERYIRNTLSRNGRSSASSQRSSY